The stretch of DNA CTACTGTTATAACTGTTGCATTTTTACTGTTATAACGGGTGCATAGCTACTGTTATAACTGttgcattgttactgttataactggtgcattgttactgttataacgggtgcattgttactgttataacgggtgcatagctactgttataactgttgcattgttactgttataactggtgcatgattactgttataacgggtgcattgctactgttataactgttgcattgttactgttataactggtgcattgttactgttataacgggtgcattgttactgttataacgggtgcatagctactgttataactgttgcattgttactgttataactggtgcattgttactgttataacgggtgcatagctactgttataactgttgcattgttactgttataactggtgcataATTACTGTTATAACGGGTGCATAGTTACTGTTAAAAGCGAgtgcattgttactgttataacgggtGCATTGTTACTGTAATAACGGGAGCATTGTTACTGTCATAATGGGTGCATAGCTACTGTTATAACTGttgcattgttactgttataacgggtGCATAGCTACTGTTATAACTGTTGCATTTTTACTGTTATAACGGGTGCATAGCTACTGTTATAACTGttgcattgttactgttataactggtgcattgttactgttataacgggtgcattgttactgttataacgggtgcatagttactgttataactgttgcattgttactgttataacgggtGCATTGTTACTGTAATAACGGGAGCATTGTTACTGTCATAATGGGTGCATAGCTACTGTTATAACTGttgcattgttactgttataacgggtGCATAGCTACTGTTATAACTGTTGCATTTTTACTGTTATAACGGGTGCATAGCTACTGTTATAACTGttgcattgttactgttataactggtgcattgttactgttataacgggtgcattgttactgttataacgggtGCATAGCTACTGTTATAACTGTTGCATTTTTACTGTTATAACGGGTGCATAGCTACTGTTATAACGGGTGCATAGCTACTGTTATAACTGTTGCATTGTTACTGGTATAACTGGTGCATAATTACTGTTATAACGGGtgcatagttactgttataacgagtgcattgttactgttataacgggtGCATTGTTACTGTAATAACGGGAGCATTGTTACTGTCATAATGGGTGCATAGCTACTGTTATAACTGttgcattgttactgttataactggtgcattgttactgttataacgggtgcatagctactgttataactgttgcattgttactgttataactggtgcatTGTAACTGTTATAACAGgtgcattgttactgttataatgggtgcatagctactgttataacggttgcattgttactgttataactggtgcataATTACTGTTATAACGGAtgcatagttactgttataacgagtgcactgttactgttataacgggtGCATTGTTACTGTAATAACGGGAGCATTGTTACTGTCATAATGGGTGCATAGCTACTATTATAACTGttgcattgttactgttataacgggtgcatagctactgttataactgttgcattgttactgttatagctggtgcattgttactgttataacgggtgcattgttactgttataacgggtGCATAGCTACTGTTATAATTGTTGCATTtttactgttataactggtgcataATTACTGTTACAACGGGtgcatagttactgttataacgAGTGCATTGTTACTGTTGTAACGGGTGCATTGTTACTGTAATAACGGGAGCATTGTTACTGTCATAATGGGTGCATAGCTACTGTTATAACGGgtgcattgttactgttataacgggtgcatagctactgttataactgttgcattgttactgttataactggtgcataattactgttataacgggtgcatagctactgttataacgagtgcattgttactgttataacgggtGCATTGTTACTGTCATAACGGGAGCATTGTTACTGTCATAATGGGTGCATAGCTACTGTTATAACGGgtgcattgttactgttataacgggtgcatagctactgttataactgttgcattgttactgttataacgggtGCATAGCTTCTGTTATAATTGTtgtgttgttactgttataacgggtGCATAGCTACTGTTATAACTGTTGCATTGTTACTGTAATAACAGGTGCATAGCTACTGTTATAACTGttgcattgttactgttataactggtgcattgttactgttataatgggtgcattgttactgttataacgggtGCATAGCTACAGTTATAACTGttgcattgttactgttataactggtgcattgttactgttataacgggtGCATAGCTACTGTTATAACTGTTGCATTTTTACTGTTATAACGGGTGCATAGCTACTGTTATAACTGttgcattgttactgttataactggtgcattgttactgttataacgggtgcattgttactgttataacgggtgcatagctactgttataactgttgcattgttactgttataactggtgcataattactgttataacgggtgcatagttactgttataacgAGTGCATTGTTACTGTTGTAACGGGTGCATTGTTACTGTAATAACGGGAGCATTGTTACTGTCATAATGGGTGCATAGCTACTGTTATAACGGgtgcattgttactgttataacgggtgcatagctactgttataactgttgcattgttactgttataactggtgcataattactgttataacgggtgcatagctactgttataacgagtgcattgttactgttataacgggtGCATTGTTACTGTCATAACGGGAGCATTGTTACTGTCATAATGGGTGCATAGCTACTGTTATAACGAGggcattgttactgttataacgggtgcatagctactgttataactgttgcattgttactgttataacgggtGCATAGCTTCTGTTATAATTGTtgtgttgttactgttataacgggtGCATAGCTACTGTTATAACTGTTGCATTGTTACTGTAATAACGGGTGCATAGCTACTGTTATAACTGTTGaattgttactgttataactggtgcattgttactgttataatgggtgcattgttactgttataacgggtGCATAGCTACAGTTATAACTGttgcattgttactgttataactggtgcattgttactgttataatgggtgcattgttactgttataacgggtGCATAGCTACAGTTATAACTGttgcattgttactgttataactggtgcattgttactgttataacgggtGCATTGTTACTGCTATAACGGGTGCATTGTTACGGTTATAACGGGTGCATTACTAGGGACGAGTAGTGTCAGTCTCACCATGTGCGGCCGGGCTTCCAGGTCTTTGAAGTCCTCCTGCTGTACTCCTGCCATCATCCTGTAATAGTCCAGGTTCTGCTTCATCTCCATGTGGTCTGGGTTGGCCAGGAAAAAGGTGTTTGCTGCCGCCACAGCCTTATCCAGCTTGTTGATCTACAGAGGTAAGAGAGATACTTAGCACAACAAAACAATGACACAACATAATATGAATAACTCTCACACAACAAGCAAACAAAGAGAAGTAGCACATTAAGACTCCAAAGGCTTCCCTAAATGCTCCACGTCTCATAAGTCTTCTGTCATCTGGCTAGGAGCCAGGACTTCCTGGAATGATGTAACAAATGTGTGAGCTGCAATCACCAGCATGCTGTTTCAGGCAACTAGTCATTATCCTTTAGGCTTCCTATAGTATACATGAatctcagtggaggctgctgagggtaggATGGCatatagtaatggctggaacagagggactggaatggcatcaaacacattgaaaccatgtgtttgataccattccactgattccgctccagtcattaccacaagccagtcctccccaattaagctgctaccaacctcctgtgataaaTGTTGCCTACCACCAGGGACTGTGTATCTTTTACAGATTTTTGTGTTTATGTTTGTAAATCAGTACATATTTTGCTCATATCGATTGGCATTAGTAAATAGGCAATATGGATAAACAATGAGGAACTGCAGCTCTCAGGAACTGCAGGCCTTATAGGTTGCGTGTatttactttatttaactagctaCTCTTACTACAATGTAGTAACCCGTTTATAAACAGACTTTTAAACTGAGTTTGGTTTAGGCCTCTCCTGttcatgtataggcctattcTAACAATAGCTAAATAAACTATTGAATGGCAGGTATATAGCATGCAGAAGCTGCTGAGTAGCTTCGCTTTTTGATGACAAGCCCCAAAAAACGAGAAGAATCAAGCGCCAGAACGTAAGTGGTCTGTCTACATAGCTAGACTCCACCTAGAGACGTGGCACGGCCGGCTGGGGGGTTGGGGAAAGCTGAGCAGATCACGTAGCCTACAGTTAACGAATTGCTTGAGGGAAGTTTGAATGAAATTGGACAACATAAAGTGACATGACCTTTATTTTGTCATGTAAGTGTGATAAATGTGCACCGCGATTCAAACAACATGAACATGTTGTGGAATAAGATATGATGCAGGAGCATCTTACTCCACAACATGGGATACTGTCTGTGTGGAAGATATATTGTAGCAAGCCTATGCAAAATATACAAATGTATAATGCATAACTTTATAGGGCCTATATGATCAACTATTTTATACCTTGAAGTACGCGACTTGCAGGTAATTGTAGGGGGTTCTTTTCTTAAACTCAAGGTCCACATCTTCAGTGACTTTATGAATAGTTGGTGGTCCAATTTTCTCACTTTCGCAGGTATTTACACAATCAGCCCTTTTCATAATTTTCTGGAAAAAGCCCAGATCTTCCACGGAGCCAGCGCCTGGTACTGGCACAACCATGCTGGATAAAGGCTCCCCGAAAGCGCTCTGGTTGGCACAAGTTATCCGGCAATGCGCCTTCACCCTGCGAATCGCAGCCTTGTTCCGAAGCGCTCTCTCCATGTTCAGAATTACCGTCATCCAGTCCCCCTTGTAGTAGGCTTCCACCGCGGTGTCGAACAGCAGATCATAAGGTTCCAGAATAACATTACTACTGAGCTGCACGTCCGAAAGGCAACATGGGATGCAAACGCCTGAAATCGCTACTACAAAACGCCACAGCATTCTGGAAAATTGGATCTCTACGTGGAAAGGAGCAGTCGTCGGCAGAGAAGTGAGCTGGAAGTTTAGCCGGGGCCTGCAAACTTCTGTCGGTGGGTGGGATTAACTGGGAGTCGCTGAGACGAACAGCCCCTGTGAGGTGCCCCACCATCTCACGACGCACAGTGCCGCTGTGGCCCAGTTCACTCTCTCCTCACAGGCCGGCCAGACATCAAAGTCCAATTTAAAAATGATCAATAAGTATATAGGTCATATTCAGTTGTTAAATTGTCTATTTGAGTATGATAACAAAAATGTGTCTCATAAATATTTTTTCTAAGATGTTATCACACTCTAAATAGCCTAGTCCATTTAACAATAGACCAACCAAGGGCTctggtattttttttaaactatttggGGTCAGCAGGTGTTACAAAGTTTCTAGAGTCAGATCATGACCATTTCCTCTGAGACACATAAGATATAGTATATACAGTAAGCTtaattctatagctagaggactcctgatatcCACAGGAGTGATAAGTATAATtgttgtctttatctgttgttgtCTGCATGTTGAATAGTACTGTCTTTTTTTTGCTAACTAGGGACCCCTGATTGTTGCTGGCCAAGACTCACTGGCTGTGTCTGAAatgacctcagccacccgagccacggcctgttcaccctgctaccatctagaagacagaCACAGTACAGGTGCCTCAAAGCTGGGACCGGGAGACTGAAAAACTGCTTCTaactccaggccatcagactgttaaatagacaccactagccaggctctgcccagtaccctgccctgaaccttcgTCAGTGTTACTAGCCAGATATCACCCGGTACTCCACCATGCACCTTaaagactgctgccctatgtacatagtcattgaaaactggtcacttgaataatgtttacacacTATTTTACATACttcatatatacagtgcattcgggaattattcataccccttttctttttccacattttgttatgttacagccttattctaaaaatggatacaattatttttttcagaatcaatctacacacaatacccctaataacaaagcaaaaacagatatttagacatttttacaaatgtattacaaattaaaaacagaaacaccttattacataagtattcaaaccctccGCTATGacactctaaattgagctcaggtgcatcctgtttccattgattatacttgagttgtttctacaacttgattggagtccacctgtggtaaattcaatgtattggacatgatttggaaaggcacacacctgtctatttaaggccccacagttgacagtgcatgtcagagcaacaacATGCTCCGGAGGAGGCAAGCGGGGAGCCAGGGTAGGTTGGACAAATCCACTAGTAGTAGAAAGGTTACTGGGTGGTTGGGAGGTCTCAGATGTGGCTTGCTGCCTATGAGCTAATTCACAGATTTGCTCCATTATAGCCTTGAACCCTTGATCCTGACGCTCCATCAGGGAACAAAGCCCTTCTAAAAGGTCCCAAAGTAGCTCCTCATGCCTCCCAATGGTggctccctgcagggagacagcgtgacggagctggtccaagtctgctgggtctgtcatggccagtttgtactataagggcacaagtcgagacccaaatgcagacacaggaggcagatggggcctctgtaccatcactcattcatatatcgttatgtacatattatttatccccttacacttgtgtctgtctataaggtagtagttttggaattgttagctagattacttgttggttattactgcattgtcggaactagaagcacaagcatttcgctacactcgcactaacatctgctaaccatgtgtatgtgacaaataaaatttgatttgatggttgAGTTCTGATATTTATTACAACACAAGGGGTAGACAAAAGGCAGGTTGGGGACAagcgagagttcataaaccaggtcagagtccaaacagtatcAGGCGATAGGCAGGATcgaggtcagaacaggcagagtggtcaggcaggcggggtcggcgtcaggacaggcaaggatCACAGCCAGGGGGACTGGGGAAAAAAATAGAGACGGGAAAAAATAAGCTTGGacaaatgctggttgacttggcaaaacaagacaaactggcacagagagacaggaaacacagggataaatacacaggggagaataagcaacacctggagaggggtggagacaagcacaaggacaggtgaaacagatcagggcatgacagatggtcactctgacagagctccagagttcctctgtggagattagagaaccttccagaaggacaactatctctgcagcactccaccagtcaggcctttatggtagagtggccagacagaagccactcctcagtaaaaggcacatgacagcctgcctggaattagccaaaaggcacctaaaggactctcaaaccatgagaaacaagattctctggtctgatgacaacaagattgaactctttggcctgaatgacaagtgtcacatctggaggaaacctggcaccatccctacagtgaagcatggtggcagcatcatgctgtggggatgtttttcagtggcaggaactGGGATATTAATCAGAATCGAGGgagagatgaacggagcaaagtacagagagattcagtgctcaggacctcagactggcgcAAATGTTCATGTTCCATCAGGAcatcgaccctaagcacacagccaagtcaacgcaggagtggctttgggacaagtctctgaatgtccttgagtggcccagccagagcccggacttgaacccgattgaacatctctgaagagacctggaaatagctgtgcagcaatgttccacatccaacctgtcagagcttgagaggatctgcaaggAATAATGGGaaaatctccccaaatacaggtgtgccaagcttaagcttgtagcgtcatacccaagaacctgagtacaaagtattgagtaaagggtcagaatacttatgtaactgtGATATTTAACTTTTTtgcttttaatacattttcaaaacatttctaaaaacctgtttttgctttctcgTTATTGTATGTAAATTGgtgaggggaaaaaatatttaatcaattttagaataaggctgtaatgtaacaaaatgtgtaaaaggtcaaggggtctgaatacttaacgaatgcactgtatatactgtattctagtcaaggctcatcctattacactatactttgaagaatctcaaatataaaatatattttgatttgtttaacactttttttattaccactctatggaaagatgagactctcatgaACATGATTATTATATTGCCCACACGAACATCATTGGACTCTGAAGTTGATACTGccaatctgccaacttctgtctgtagcgtcggAACCGTTTGGGCTAAACACTAATAATAACTCTGGAAAGGTGAGACTCACGAACACGTACATGTTCGTTGTTTTGCTCCAGGGTGCCCacaagcctcacaagactcgtctgaaggtagcccggtaccagttaaacatttttttaagcatacactgagtgtaggaacacctgctctttccatgacatagaacgaccatgtgaatccaggtgaaagctgtgatcccgtATTGTTGCCACTTCAATCggtgtaaatgaaggggaggagggagacaggttaaaacggatttttaagccttgagaatattgagacatggattgtgtatgtgtggcattcagagggtgaatgggcaagacaaaaaagtgcctttgaacggggtatggtagtaggtgccaggcacaccggttttgAGTgtctcaagaactgcaacgcagcTGGGGTTTTCCACGTTCAACAGTTTCTCATGTATATCTAGAAAGGTataccacccaaaagacatccagacAACTCAACTGTGGGAAAAACATGgcatgacaggcctgatggaaacaacTTTTTTTCGGTTAACGTTCCATATGACAAAACAAAATATGCTAGACAATGTGGGATCTTTTGTGTCGGTACaattaattatgcgagaaatcTCGGGgcaataaccatcatatcgaagtaaacttgggagTCACGCAATGGCATGTTGTGTGGTCCGCCCACTACGACTCGTCGGGTCAGCATTCAGTTTATTAAACTACATATTAAATAAATTataatgaacttcacagggtggtgacagtgcaaggtgatgagcatGATGcgcctttccaataaatatcgagggtcttctTCTGGTGACATAACACATCTCTGGTGTGAAAATTCACATTTTTATACGGATTTTAGAGTTTTCGCCATGAAAACATTTCCAATTATTGGACGGAAACGTAGCTTGTCATAAGCACCATAAAAGTTGTCTATTTGAAAGCTACTGTAGTAATCATCCTCTCCAAGAGAGTCGCTCTTGAGCTGTACAGTGGAGACTGGTTCACCCTCCCCCATGGCAGTTAGAAGTTTTGAAGTTTTTAACTTGCCAAAATGGCACTGGCAGACGACAGCGGTTACGAGTCAGTGATCTGTGTAAAGCCAGAGGTTCATGTGTACAAGATCCCACCCCGCGCCACTAACCGTGGATATCGGtgagtttttttttctttgttaATAAACTTTCTTCTTGCTAACTACTCAAATGTCAACCTGAAGAAGTGGAGAGAATCCATCAAGGtttttgctagctaacgttagcttgacATTCAATTATTGAATGCTTAACATGGCGAGAAGATGATTACTTTGGGGATAACGTTTTAATGAATTTAGCAAGTTAACTTTCAGTATCTGTTATAATGTGGCACTGTTATGATCTCTAGTTGCTAGCGCTAGCCAGGTTAGTTACTACTAATGAGCTAGCTTGGTAAGATATAACAGTTAAAATAGGCATGTCAGCATTATTTTCAAGCGGTGTGCAATGCTAAACACATCTGCTATGTCAAATTATTTTACAGGAAACGTTAGCAGGAAGCACGGTACATTCTACGGTGGCTCAAacgttcagtcagtcagtcatggtaCAGTTGTGTTATAGAACAATGAGAGAGAtgtttcaccggatgtataaatgtgaagcatccgttTGGCGTTTCCACTCAATATATGGTAGTGAACTACTAAActgtagtgagaggaagcccagtgaccGTAATGGGAGAATATGAAAATAGATGGATTATGGCCGACATTCGGTACATTTTCTAATCGATTAAATATTTGAgttcaatacagttttctgttcccaaaactagaacCAGTTACGAACAGAGTGGGCTAAGGTTTGTAGGCTTTCTCTAAATTATTGCGCACTATACAttgtaggcgttccctaacggaaatatgcaaatgtCCTGCTAGAACGCGCCgataggatctcgctagctcgtgcTTTGCTCTGCCCATTATTACTAATTTGTTCCCGTTTGACACGGAAGGCTGTGGTCCATCTTGGTTTATTTATAAAATTATTTGGttatgtactgtagctagctaacattacagaAGAAATGTGTATCTAATGAAAATCGATCCTGGTTCTTATATAAAGATATGTATCTAATACCATTTTATAGCTAGGTAGTCCCAtaggcccagcgttgtctgggtttggccgtggtaggcagtcattgtaaataagaatttgttcttaactagcctagttaaataaaggttaataaaaatacatgttatattaTCTAGAGAATACACAACCAAAATGCTAATAATTAAAGTAGTCAGCTGGGGGGTTATTTCTAATAAGAAAAACAAGGATATATCTGCACTTATGTCAATAATTGTAAATTGTATGCTCTTAtatatcaaataaaaaataatgctTCTTTGGGCAACCAAAAAATATACAAATACTCCTGATTTGCTGGGTGAGAGTGTTATGTTATTTATGTAGCATAACTCATTCTGTTGCATAGTTTGAGATTGCACTAATTATTGCATTACACAGTTTGATTATGGGTTTTTGTGTAGTAGGCCCAATAGCCCTGTAACATAGCCGAGTCATGACATGCAGGTATGGTGCTTCTCTTTGTTTTTCAGAGCAGCTGACTGGAAGCTGGATGAGCCAGCATGGACCGGCAGGATGAAAATAATATCCATAGGAAAGCTTGCCTATATCAAGCTAGAGGACAAAAACTCAGGTTAACTACTAGATGTCTGACTGTCATGGCTACATCTGCCAGTACTGCTGTTGCGCTCATGTCTTGTACTGGCTGTCACCTTGTCTGCTTCTGATGCATACCATCATATCCAACTTTGAGGCAAACTGAATTCTGTATTTCTTAGGAGAGTTGTTTGCCCAAGCCCCAGTGGAGCAGTATCCTGGGTGTGTGGTGGAGGCAGTCACAGATTCCAGCAGATATTTTGTGGTGCGGATAGAGGATGGCAGTGGTAAGGGGCTTTCACATCAGAAAGACAGCAGCAGAAATACATCACCATGCAAACTGATATgctgaaaatatattttagcGGAAAACAGTACAGTGTGGTATGGAAGGTTAATTGCAGATTAGTCATTTAAATACAGTATGCTTGTACATCCGTCTTCTCATGCACTTCTGTTTTATATAGGACGACATGCATTTATCGGCCTGGGGTTTGCTGATCGTGGTGACTCCTTTGACTTCAATGTGGCTCTTCAAGACCACTTTAAGTGAGTCAACCTCTCATACCTGTCCTCTCTTTGGTCTGGTATCAATGTCAATTTTCAATATAGATCTTCACATAGGAGCATGAAGTAAAATCAAACATATCTCTATGTTCTTTTCTACAGGTGGGTAAAACAGGAAGGTGAGCTGGCAAAAGAGGAAGCGTCTCAGAGCACAGCACCCAAACTGGACCTAGGCTTTAAAGAGGGCCAGACGATCAAGATCAGCATTGGGGTGAGCATTTGAGGTTACAGAAATAGATGGGAAACAtgttgaaaggagaggagaaactaAATGAGATGTGAGGAAAAAGTGAGGaagacatttaaaatgtaatCATTTTTCTTTGTCTTAGAACATAAAGAAGAAGGATCCAGGTGCCAAGTCTCGGCCCATGGGTAGTGGCCTTCTCCTTCCTCCACCAATGGCTAAGGGTGCAGTCCTTGTATCCCCTCCTGGAGGCCAGCAATCACCTCCACCTACAC from Oncorhynchus keta strain PuntledgeMale-10-30-2019 chromosome 21, Oket_V2, whole genome shotgun sequence encodes:
- the LOC118400260 gene encoding adaptin ear-binding coat-associated protein 2, giving the protein MALADDSGYESVICVKPEVHVYKIPPRATNRGYRAADWKLDEPAWTGRMKIISIGKLAYIKLEDKNSGELFAQAPVEQYPGCVVEAVTDSSRYFVVRIEDGSGRHAFIGLGFADRGDSFDFNVALQDHFKWVKQEGELAKEEASQSTAPKLDLGFKEGQTIKISIGNIKKKDPGAKSRPMGSGLLLPPPMAKGAVLVSPPGGQQSPPPTHSNTASLLDFGGRVPAAQSTADLWGDFTAAGTSSSQDTAKGWVQF